One region of Alosa sapidissima isolate fAloSap1 chromosome 1, fAloSap1.pri, whole genome shotgun sequence genomic DNA includes:
- the fbxw7 gene encoding F-box/WD repeat-containing protein 7 isoform X4, with product MGFYGTLKMIFYKMKRKLDHGPEVRSFPSGKKPCKGPDYSSPTGLVPYPATPTTFGDLRAANGQGQQRRRITSIQPPSGLQEWLRTFQSWSGPEKLLALDELIDSCEPTQVKHMMQVIEPQFQRDFISLLPKELALYVLSFLEPKDLLQAAQTCRYWRILAEDNLLWREKCREEGIDEPLHIKRRKVIKPGFTHSPWKSAYIRQHRIDTNWRRGDLKSPKVLKGHDDHVITCLQFCGNRIVSGSDDNTLKVWSAVTGKCLRTLVGHTGGVWSSQMRDNIIISGSTDRTLKVWNAETGECIHTLYGHTSTVRCMHLHEKRVVSGSRDATLRVWDIETGQCLHVLMGHVAAVRCVQYDGRRVVSGAYDFMVKVWDPETETCLHTLQGHTNRVYSLQFDGVHVVSGSLDTSIRVWDVETGNCIHTLTGHQSLTSGMELKDNILVSGNADSTVKIWDIKTGQCLQTLQGPHKHQSAVTCLQFNKNFVITSSDDGTVKLWDLKTGEFIRNLVTLESGGSGGVVWRIRASNTKLVCAVGSRNGTEETKLLVLDFDVDMK from the exons ATGGGGTTCTACGGCACTTTAAAGATGATCTTCTATAAA ATGAAGAGAAAGTTGGACCATGGTCCAGAGGTCCGATCTTTCCCTTCAGGGAAGAAGCCCTGCAAAGGCCCAGATTACTCGAG CCCCACAGGGCTCGTCCCGTACCCTGCCACTCCCACAACGTTTGGGGACCTGCGGGCGGCCAACGGCCAGGGCCAGCAGCGCCGCCGCATCACCTCCATCCAGCCCCCCAGCGGCCTGCAGGAATGGCTCCGCACCTTTCAG agttGGAGTGGTCCAGAGAAGCTGCTGGCATTGGATGAGCTGATAGACAGCTGTGAGCCCACGCAGGTGAAGCACATGATGCAGGTGATCGAGCCCCAGTTCCAGCGGGACTTCATCTCACTCCTGCCCAAAGAG cTGGCGTTGTATGTGCTGTCATTCCTGGAGCCGAAGGACCTGCTGCAGGCGGCTCAGACGTGTCGCTACTGGCGCATCCTGGCCGAGGACAACCTGCTCTGGAGGGAGAAATGCAGGGAGGAAG GTATTGATGAGCCTCTGCACATCAAACGGCGGAAAGTAATCAAACCCGGTTTCACGCATAGTCCCTGGAAGAGTGCCTACATCAGGCAGCACAGAATAGACACCaactggaggagaggagacctcAAATCCCCCAAG GTGCTGAAGGGCCACGACGATCACGTGATCACCTGCCTCCAGTTCTGCGGAAACCGCATCGTCAGCGGCTCGGATGACAACACGCTCAAAGTGTGGTCAGCAGTCACCGGAAAG tgttTGCGGACACTGGTGGGCCACACGGGTGGCGTGTGGTCGTCCCAGATGAGGGACAACATTATCATCAGTGGCTCGACGGACCGCACGCTGAAGGTGTGGAACGCCGAGACGGGGGAATGTATCCACACGCTGTACGGACACACCTCCACTGTGCGCTGCATGCACCTTCATGAGAAAAG GGTGGTGAGTGGTTCCCGGGACGCCACGCTGCGTGTGTGGGACATCGAGACGGGTCAGTGTTTGCACGTGCTCATGGGCCACGTGGCGGCCGTGCGCTGCGTCCAGTATGACGGGCGCAGGGTCGTGAGCGGTGCCTACGACTTCATGGTCAAGGTGTGGGACCCTGAGACCGAGACCTGCCTGCACACACTGCAGGGCCACACCAACAGAGTCTACTCCTTACAG TTCGACGGCGTGCACGTGGTCAGCGGCTCGTTGGACACGTCGATCCGCGTGTGGGACGTGGAGACGGGGAACTGCATCCACACGCTCACCGGGCACCAGTCCCTCACCAGCGGCATGGAGCTGAAGGACAACATCCTGGTGTCCGGCAACGCCGACTCCACCGTCAAGATCTGGGACATCAAGACGGGCCAGTGCCTCCAGACACTTCAAG GTCCCCACAAGCACCAGAGCGCCGTCACGTGCCTCCAGTTCAACAAGAACTTCGTGATCACCAGCTCGGATGACGGCACGGTCAAGCTGTGGGACCTGAAGACGGGCGAGTTCATCCGCAACCTGGTGACGCTGGAGAGTGGCGGCAGCGGCGGCGTGGTGTGGCGCATCCGCGCCTCCAACACCAAGCTGGTGTGCGCCGTGGGCAGCCGCAACGGCACCGAGGAGACCAAGCTGCTCGTGCTGGACTTCGACGTGGACATGAAGTGA